The following proteins come from a genomic window of Flavobacterium eburneipallidum:
- a CDS encoding T9SS sorting signal type C domain-containing protein yields MKKQLLFNFSNSFSRAKSFRMAAFAALTLLSVQSSFAQYAWVGGTSSEFSMLSNWDPAPVAFATADIFTIGVTGNNGNQVTNTAAVNCRQITLNSGVTFTANANITTSSAATTSVNGVLNVISGTSTLPKLYTGNTGVAGVSGVLNIENGATVTGNNVWRVGANASSPGTININGGTLTLGTAGSLSLGHSSNGTLNINSGTVNINYTTFSSLAISAKGLVNIDNGTMIIPGDQTNAVQAFITAGTLKAVAGKTISNTFDAGTNLTTVAAVSSLGVNEKATDVNSIVVYSQGQSIKVNSENTLIADVNVYDITGHLIESKKNIQSKETSLDLNTLNQIVVVKVTTSNGTILSRKIIQ; encoded by the coding sequence ATGAAAAAACAATTACTTTTCAATTTTTCGAACTCATTTTCTAGAGCAAAGTCTTTCCGAATGGCAGCATTTGCAGCATTGACTCTTTTGAGTGTACAATCTTCTTTTGCTCAATATGCTTGGGTGGGCGGAACATCTTCTGAATTTTCAATGTTATCTAATTGGGATCCTGCACCAGTAGCTTTTGCAACTGCTGATATCTTTACTATCGGTGTGACGGGTAATAATGGTAATCAGGTAACAAATACGGCTGCAGTTAATTGTAGACAAATTACTTTAAATTCAGGCGTAACTTTTACTGCAAATGCTAATATTACAACTAGTTCTGCTGCTACTACTTCGGTTAATGGGGTATTGAATGTTATTTCAGGTACAAGTACTTTACCAAAACTTTATACTGGAAATACTGGTGTTGCTGGAGTTTCTGGGGTCTTAAATATTGAAAATGGTGCTACTGTAACAGGAAATAATGTTTGGCGAGTTGGAGCTAATGCCAGTTCTCCAGGAACTATTAATATTAATGGGGGTACTCTGACTTTGGGTACAGCGGGATCGTTGTCTTTAGGACACTCAAGTAATGGTACTTTAAATATCAATTCTGGAACAGTAAATATAAATTATACCACTTTTTCATCATTGGCAATTTCTGCTAAAGGTCTTGTAAATATCGACAATGGAACTATGATTATTCCTGGTGATCAGACGAATGCTGTACAGGCGTTTATTACTGCGGGAACTTTAAAAGCAGTAGCAGGAAAAACAATATCAAATACATTTGATGCAGGAACAAATCTAACAACTGTCGCTGCAGTTTCCTCACTTGGAGTTAATGAAAAAGCAACTGATGTTAATTCAATCGTGGTTTATTCTCAAGGGCAAAGTATAAAAGTTAATTCTGAAAATACACTCATTGCCGATGTAAATGTTTATGATATAACTGGTCATTTGATTGAAAGCAAAAAAAATATTCAATCGAAAGAAACTAGTTTGGATTTGAATACTTTAAATCAAATTGTGGTTGTAAAAGTAACAACAAGTAACGGTACTATTTTGAGTAGAAAAATAATTCAGTAA